The DNA region ataatacagaGACTTCTTCCACATTACAGAAAGTTAATGAAAATtcagaaaatgatgaaacaAAATACAATGATAATGTTAATGatttttgtaataaattttcgtggagtttgaaaaatttatCCGAAATTACGGGTAATGAATTAAAACATCGTGATAAATGTTCTTATTTGAGCTACTGggcatatgaaaaaataaggagCATATTCGGTACACATGATATTTATAGTAATAAGAgacatattataaataagcTTAATGAAACAGTTAGAGACATTAGTAATAGTACATCAACCAAGAAACCGTGTGATATTTATTTTGGTAATAAATTCGATCATTGGGATGAGTGGAAACAATTACATGACTATTTTAAGAATAGTGAACATATTCTTAGTTTGGTAACTGAATCTAATTGTAGTGAATgcacaaaattttgtaaCTATGTTAAACATATTAAGAcattatatgataaatatgaaaGAGGTTGCTGTTTGTGGGGTAGCTGCGATGATTACATTAACTGCGATGATAAGTATAACCCGAGTGAATTGTTAAAACGGTTAAAATGTGAGGAAGAAGGGTCTGAGCAGCGTACAAGTGAAGAAGGACAAAGTTCTACTCCTCAATCGGAAAAAAACCATATGAGGATTAATTATCTAAAGTGTTACACATCACATaagaatacaaaaaaagacatggaaaaagataaagaacCAGCCAAAACAGGCAAgaaagaagatgaagaaccAGACAGCACAATTGCACAATGCTATTATGTAATTCCTAGGGGTGCAAATGTCCATAAACCAATGAATATTACAGTCCCCGGAAAACGCCCGAATTCTAAAAGACATTTATCTGTTCTTTGGACTGTTCCGCTTTCAGAAGAGGTTTATAGAGATTATAAAAGTGATAGAGATGAACATAAACTAATTCTTAAATCTaaagaatttgaagaagttaCTTGTTCAAAGTACGCATCGGGGGAAAACGTGCCCGAATCGTgcaaaaagaacaaagagGTTAAAGATACTGTGCCTGTGGAGAAAAATAGGTCAGAGACACCAAATATAGTAAATGGTATTTCAATTTGGGATAATCTCTTTTATTCTAGGAGTGTAGAGAATCCATGTAATAGTATATTATGCGACCCTACTCGCATAGCAATGTTGGGTATCTTAACGTTAGGGGTATTTCTcgttcttttaatttattacaaaGTAGACACGGatagttttaaaaacataacaGTTGTTcgatataatgtataatttattttactgaACAATGTGTAATTATAAGAGATAATTATATGTccttttgctctttttcattttagttTACTCCCTGCGGAGACTGGATAAGAAGGAAGTTtggcaagaaaaaaagaatgcagTATGATTACCCTGCAGAAGGAGCGCAAATTTTTGAGCAGCGTGCAACGAatagttataaaaaaggaccaCCCAATAAGAGAATACAGATAGCTTATCATCCTGATGCACAGAGACGGAGATAGTTTTGCTGAGCACGTAAGGGAGttcttaaataatttaatatattatcaaaCGAAtgaataatgttttttttcacccatttgatagcaaaaaaatttacgtatttattttttccctttcaaaGGTCTACTACTATTGGtacactttctttttttagtatatttAACGTTGTGTATTAATTTGGAACTTTGTTTTACCCTTAGCTAGACTGCTCTATGCTGTTTCGTAAATtaggcccatttttttttgtaattattatttaatcaGTCACATTTCGGAGCAACAGCTATAACTTTCATGTGCGACTGTAAGTTATATCGTCATATTGATTGCaccccttattttttttaacgtgtttttgcgctatttttattcacatgTTTCCCCACTTCGATCCATCTTCTAACTCAGACACTGTCAAATGTGCTACGCCATAGTCGTTGCAATAATGCATCTATCTGGCGTTACTGTCTTATACATTCGCATTTCAAAGCGATTCATCGAATAAGTTTCTTTAGTCTGTAACGATATTTAGTGATTAAAATGCGCCAATAGAGTTAAGCTCTATATGTAGAATTATGCATACAAATGGGTccacaaaattttataactAGAATATGTCAGAAAAGATATGAAAACCGTTTTTCTATTTCGCTTGGAAAAGTAGGAATTTTTAGCGTAACTCGCGATGCTACTATATCAGCGAGAGGGAAAATCAAAAACGGGgataaaattgaataaaaCTATAGAgtacattttacatttttttactagATGGGAGAAAATAGAAAAGTGAGTGTATAAGCATATTTTTGAGTTATAacataaattgaaaaattataccaCTCGATATTctcatttgaagaaaataaaacaaactTTTGCCCCCACAATTATTTCATCCTTTTAGTATGTAATTACTTTTTTAGCTTTCCTTTAataagcaaaattttttcaccatttattccttttttgtgaaaaagggTTAAATTTTTGCGCAGATGATATACATACTTTAGAATGGAGTAAAGACTGATTTTTTCGATATTTCAAAATGCGGAAAAATGGGTCGAatgttgtttttaaaataaatgcggGAAAATGGGTCGAatgttgtttttaaaataaatgcggAAAAATGGGTCGAatgttgtttttaaaatgaatgcGGGAAAATGGGTCGAatgttgtttttaaaataaaatggagaagaaTGAATCgaatgtttttaaaacaaaatgtggTTCATTTTCCAAATAACAAAATTCTACATATAGAGTGTTTTTGCTGATTGATATGTTATCACCTGACAAGGGAGCCTTTCATTTTACTAACTCTAAGCAACGCCGTTCCATCGTTTGTACCAGCAAACCGTTCCACAGTATGCGTTCTGTCAATTACAACAGTGATGTATAGTACTAACGCTTCTGTGGTAGCCTCTACATGGATGTCGtatttgtataatattaaaaattcaaaataGAGAACgctttataataattataataattgtaaGAATCATTTAATGTATTCATTTGTTGATAGATAATATATTAAGAGTACAAATGGTGtaaattaacattttcatCAGCGTCAAATCCGCAGGAATTTgtattaaaaagtaaatttgtttttccaccTGACGTGACAGAATTACACTTAAGGAGTGTACCGTTACATTCCTTAAATCATCgcttcataaaaaagtagattttttttttagacgAAAAGTTATAATTCTTGTTTTaatctattttttattttacaacaTATAGCACATTCATAGCACTTTATgatgtaattttaaataagtgCTAGCGCAAAAAGTTACACAAAAGAACATTCATTTGAGACAATCACTTAATTATAAAtcaatatgaaatatatcaACGAATTACTATTTGCTGTTTTTCCtacacatttatttaaacacGCAAAcaaccttttttaatttcattttgatggAATgtcttaaaataaaatgaaagaacTAGATTCATTGGAAGTACACATAAACAATAGTTATTTGTTGAAAATAACTGCTGCA from Plasmodium vivax chromosome 4, whole genome shotgun sequence includes:
- a CDS encoding variable surface protein Vir24-related (encoded by transcript PVX_003510A) gives rise to the protein MENYLTEFITDEDARKKLPSYIIYEKFKNKNNTETSSTLQKVNENSENDETKYNDNVNDFCNKFSWSLKNLSEITGNELKHRDKCSYLSYWAYEKIRSIFGTHDIYSNKRHIINKLNETVRDISNSTSTKKPCDIYFGNKFDHWDEWKQLHDYFKNSEHILSLVTESNCSECTKFCNYVKHIKTLYDKYERGCCLWGSCDDYINCDDKYNPSELLKRLKCEEEGSEQRTSEEGQSSTPQSEKNHMRINYLKCYTSHKNTKKDMEKDKEPAKTGKKEDEEPDSTIAQCYYVIPRGANVHKPMNITVPGKRPNSKRHLSVLWTVPLSEEVYRDYKSDRDEHKLILKSKEFEEVTCSKYASGENVPESCKKNKEVKDTVPVEKNRSETPNIVNGISIWDNLFYSRSVENPCNSILCDPTRIAMLGILTLGVFLVLLIYYKVDTDSFKNITVVRYNV